Proteins co-encoded in one Streptomyces diastaticus subsp. diastaticus genomic window:
- a CDS encoding DNA/RNA helicase domain-containing protein produces the protein MTETVVEHLLRTPAGGVKRYDHAALCDLLKVEDYSRVIFEQGAGREAIVRVYPSNPLMNMRPVRLDDLVMDARGRVVLGSYFDGSPLRFRLFDPKTGNAQRGAVFGTTGAGKSRLAQAILVACKRSGIVVHLADLKEGQSVPEAVGQVATRVTTQYETILMLRGLFDEAKRRMRSYAAMGRSGFVKDHPDPLVYGIVDEANRLLEKDAPFRDEAARLIKELGRTGRSVGVGIIILAQAGHLDELGGSDTLRGMLKEGEVILLRWSSAMMQQLVSDGLLPQGEALQPIPKIVGQVRRVLRYGETAPDDEDDANSQGMLYHLTSRRPTSMARTYVVGSVEPCTGYDPLILDLYGEAPPPGEPIDLEAYVTAKERKAAAKGGGQGGLGEYEPSPDTDEPSPATMTTAQRILAALPPYGMTEAALQDALDGDGGRTVRRGTLRTTVSTLRKEGAVARPDSTGLIVPTPAT, from the coding sequence GTGACCGAGACCGTAGTGGAGCACTTGCTGAGGACGCCGGCGGGCGGGGTGAAGCGGTACGACCACGCCGCGCTGTGCGACCTGCTCAAGGTCGAGGACTACAGCCGCGTCATCTTCGAGCAGGGGGCCGGACGCGAGGCGATCGTGCGGGTCTACCCCTCCAACCCGCTGATGAACATGAGGCCGGTCCGCCTCGATGACCTGGTCATGGACGCGCGGGGCCGCGTCGTGCTCGGCTCCTACTTCGACGGATCGCCGCTGAGGTTCCGGCTGTTCGACCCGAAGACGGGCAACGCGCAGCGCGGCGCGGTCTTCGGGACCACGGGCGCGGGCAAGTCCAGGCTGGCGCAGGCGATCCTGGTCGCCTGCAAACGGTCCGGGATCGTCGTCCACCTCGCCGACCTCAAGGAGGGCCAGTCGGTCCCCGAGGCCGTCGGGCAGGTCGCCACCCGGGTCACGACCCAGTACGAGACGATCCTCATGCTGCGCGGCCTGTTCGACGAGGCCAAGCGCCGCATGCGGTCGTACGCGGCGATGGGCCGGTCCGGGTTCGTCAAGGACCACCCCGACCCGCTCGTCTACGGCATCGTCGACGAGGCCAACCGGCTGCTGGAGAAGGACGCACCGTTCCGCGACGAGGCGGCCCGCCTCATCAAGGAACTCGGGCGGACCGGCCGGTCAGTGGGCGTCGGCATCATCATCCTCGCCCAGGCCGGACACCTCGACGAGCTCGGCGGCAGCGACACCCTCCGAGGCATGCTCAAGGAGGGCGAGGTCATCCTGCTGCGCTGGTCGTCGGCGATGATGCAGCAGCTCGTCTCCGACGGCCTCCTGCCCCAGGGAGAGGCGCTCCAGCCCATCCCGAAAATCGTCGGCCAGGTGCGGCGGGTCCTGCGGTACGGCGAGACGGCGCCCGATGACGAGGACGACGCCAACTCGCAGGGGATGCTCTACCACCTGACGTCCCGCCGCCCGACGAGCATGGCCCGGACGTACGTCGTGGGCAGCGTCGAGCCGTGCACCGGCTACGACCCGCTGATCCTCGACCTGTACGGCGAGGCGCCGCCCCCCGGCGAGCCGATCGACTTGGAGGCGTACGTGACCGCCAAGGAACGCAAGGCGGCCGCAAAGGGTGGGGGCCAAGGGGGCCTTGGCGAGTACGAGCCGTCCCCCGACACGGACGAGCCGAGCCCCGCGACGATGACGACCGCCCAGCGGATCCTCGCGGCGCTGCCGCCCTACGGGATGACCGAGGCCGCGCTCCAGGACGCCCTGGACGGCGACGGCGGACGGACGGTCCGGCGCGGCACCCTCCGCACCACCGTCAGCACCCTCCGGAAAGAGGGCGCCGTCGCCCGCCCCGACAGCACCGGGCTGATCGTCCCCACCCCGGCGACTTGA
- a CDS encoding helix-turn-helix domain-containing protein codes for MNTAAPAEEWLTAAQVAAHFQVNPRTVYRWAAADPKMRVKRLGPDGRTLRIHASELERGGNGQGTPTA; via the coding sequence GTGAACACCGCCGCCCCCGCCGAGGAATGGCTGACCGCCGCACAGGTCGCCGCGCACTTCCAGGTCAACCCGCGCACCGTTTACCGGTGGGCAGCAGCCGACCCCAAGATGCGCGTCAAGCGCCTCGGGCCGGACGGCCGGACCCTGCGCATCCACGCCTCCGAACTGGAGCGAGGCGGGAACGGCCAGGGAACCCCGACCGCCTGA
- a CDS encoding bifunctional DNA primase/polymerase, whose product MTPSTRSVARWCAAQGWAVHPLSPGTKLPPANCRRCSRPTPTRPNPQYIEHETTDCRCIETGGHCHGVRAATTDPARIDRWWSANPGFGVGVACGASGLVILDVDDHANADRPANGEYLPGVELHDSTGEGAFRSGWDTIAALCEARNASLPWLDPPTLTVLTAGGGLQAWFRVTEPEQWRPGAGRLGWQLDLRAGRSYGIAPGTVMASGAYQALGECRTVAPLPSWLEADLRRTGHYRKPEPSRQRPTARQLLATIQRPKGGAYVEAAVRAEVEQVAGAATGTRNATLYSAARALGRFIPTGQLSESEVEACLLAAGATAGLYDAEMRSAIRSGVRAGINKGAAA is encoded by the coding sequence GTGACGCCTTCGACCCGCAGTGTTGCCCGCTGGTGTGCTGCCCAGGGGTGGGCCGTTCACCCGCTCTCCCCGGGGACCAAGCTGCCGCCGGCGAACTGCCGCCGCTGCTCTCGGCCTACCCCGACACGCCCGAACCCGCAGTACATCGAGCATGAGACGACGGACTGCCGGTGCATCGAGACGGGGGGGCATTGCCACGGCGTGCGCGCTGCCACGACGGACCCGGCTCGTATCGACCGGTGGTGGTCGGCTAATCCCGGTTTCGGGGTCGGGGTCGCGTGTGGCGCGTCCGGTCTCGTGATCCTGGACGTGGACGACCACGCGAACGCGGACCGCCCGGCGAACGGGGAATACCTCCCCGGTGTCGAGCTGCACGACTCCACCGGGGAGGGGGCCTTCCGGAGCGGCTGGGACACAATCGCCGCCTTGTGCGAGGCGAGGAACGCGTCGCTCCCGTGGCTGGACCCGCCAACTCTTACCGTCCTCACCGCCGGCGGCGGGCTCCAGGCGTGGTTCCGCGTGACCGAACCAGAGCAATGGCGCCCCGGTGCCGGGCGCCTCGGGTGGCAACTGGACCTCCGGGCAGGCCGCTCGTACGGCATCGCTCCGGGCACCGTCATGGCCTCCGGGGCGTACCAAGCCCTCGGGGAATGCCGGACCGTGGCCCCCCTGCCCTCCTGGCTCGAAGCCGACCTCCGGCGCACCGGGCACTACCGGAAGCCGGAGCCTTCCCGCCAACGGCCGACCGCCCGGCAGCTCCTCGCCACCATCCAGCGGCCGAAGGGCGGGGCGTATGTGGAGGCAGCCGTCCGGGCCGAGGTCGAGCAGGTGGCTGGCGCCGCGACCGGCACCAGGAACGCCACCCTCTACAGCGCGGCCCGCGCCCTCGGTCGCTTTATCCCGACCGGGCAGCTCTCCGAGTCCGAAGTCGAAGCGTGCCTTTTGGCGGCCGGGGCGACGGCGGGTCTGTACGACGCGGAAATGCGTTCCGCCATTCGATCCGGCGTCCGCGCAGGGATCAACAAGGGGGCGGCGGCATGA
- a CDS encoding DUF2637 domain-containing protein, translating to MTLATLPLGTRPPRPASDTPPAASDAAPGTSETAPAASDTPRSARRWNLPGGLTRAQTITAAAIVGAALALAGIGLYLSFEHVAVFAHEQLGFATLGKARLFTVGVDVGILVLIALDLLMAWLRRPIGWVRFPVWLLTGATIVLNAASAAPTAGAWTTVDYVAAFAHGIVPVLFIAVVEIGKTAIDRVVREVTPAQGVPLHRWFLSPAPTFALWRRMKLWAVDSYSDAVKLDKERRVYRVMLERQHGSVRKAPSDARLPLTMARYGLSVDEALALPQEAEAREQARLEAEEDARAAEEERRAARASRAEIARLRADGDVQAARADVDAATSRAEVLAGAAVAAAERAATAETEALESEAVARADADRAAAEHRAAEARRRAAEADEAAAEARAREAEAALMEAEDAARTAAAEASTEEDRARAAQARRDAAEADQAAAEARRDAAEAERRAVEAEDEMNLSTRDRKIRRVARMILTEGSGIPESIPLEAVMAACSVAQGTASEYRTAATALLAEGYAPEAR from the coding sequence ATGACCCTCGCGACCCTGCCCCTCGGGACGCGCCCGCCCCGCCCCGCTTCGGATACACCGCCTGCCGCTTCGGACGCGGCGCCCGGAACTTCGGAGACGGCTCCGGCCGCTTCGGACACGCCGCGCTCCGCCCGCCGGTGGAACCTCCCCGGTGGACTCACCCGGGCGCAGACGATCACCGCCGCGGCCATCGTCGGCGCCGCCCTGGCGCTCGCCGGGATCGGCCTCTACCTGTCCTTCGAGCACGTCGCCGTGTTCGCACACGAGCAGCTCGGGTTCGCCACGCTGGGCAAGGCCAGGCTGTTCACCGTCGGTGTCGACGTCGGCATTCTGGTCCTGATCGCCCTCGACCTGCTGATGGCGTGGCTGCGCCGGCCGATCGGCTGGGTGCGGTTCCCCGTGTGGCTGCTGACCGGCGCGACGATCGTCCTCAACGCCGCCTCCGCCGCCCCCACGGCGGGCGCCTGGACCACCGTTGACTACGTCGCGGCGTTCGCCCACGGCATCGTCCCGGTCCTGTTCATCGCCGTCGTGGAGATCGGCAAGACCGCCATTGACCGCGTGGTCCGCGAGGTCACACCGGCTCAGGGCGTGCCCCTGCACCGCTGGTTCCTCTCCCCCGCCCCGACGTTCGCTCTGTGGCGGCGTATGAAGCTCTGGGCGGTCGACAGCTACTCGGACGCGGTGAAGCTGGACAAGGAGCGACGCGTCTACCGCGTGATGCTGGAGCGCCAGCACGGCAGCGTCCGCAAGGCACCCTCCGACGCCCGGCTGCCCCTCACGATGGCCCGGTACGGCCTGTCCGTGGACGAAGCCCTTGCCCTGCCTCAGGAGGCCGAGGCCCGCGAACAGGCCCGCCTGGAGGCGGAAGAGGACGCCCGGGCGGCGGAGGAGGAGCGGCGGGCCGCCAGGGCCTCCAGGGCAGAGATCGCCCGCCTGCGGGCCGATGGAGACGTCCAGGCCGCCCGGGCAGACGTCGACGCGGCCACCAGCCGCGCGGAGGTCCTGGCGGGCGCCGCTGTCGCCGCCGCCGAACGGGCCGCGACCGCCGAGACGGAGGCCCTGGAGTCCGAGGCTGTTGCCCGGGCTGACGCCGACCGCGCGGCCGCTGAGCACCGCGCCGCCGAAGCCCGCCGACGCGCAGCCGAAGCCGACGAAGCCGCAGCCGAAGCCCGGGCCCGTGAAGCCGAAGCGGCCCTCATGGAAGCCGAAGACGCGGCCCGCACGGCAGCCGCTGAGGCCAGCACCGAGGAGGACCGGGCCCGGGCTGCGCAGGCGCGGCGGGACGCGGCCGAAGCCGATCAGGCCGCAGCCGAAGCCCGCCGCGACGCAGCCGAAGCGGAGCGCCGCGCGGTCGAAGCCGAGGATGAAATGAACCTCTCGACCCGGGACCGCAAGATCCGTCGAGTGGCCCGAATGATCCTCACCGAGGGCAGCGGCATCCCCGAGAGCATCCCGCTGGAAGCGGTCATGGCGGCCTGCTCCGTCGCCCAGGGGACGGCCTCCGAATACCGCACGGCCGCCACCGCCCTCCTGGCGGAGGGCTACGCCCCGGAGGCCAGGTGA
- a CDS encoding helix-turn-helix domain-containing protein, producing MTGDVLDRKSRAALLLARGMPTDRVGRDVGVTGRTIRRWQADPEFAEQVAEFRRAALSETVRTLETVARTAVSVLGRAMTDEDVPVSVRVRAALGVLSTLPTISAHAELEERLAALEAAADARDEAHR from the coding sequence ATGACCGGCGATGTCCTGGACAGGAAATCGCGCGCCGCGCTGCTCCTCGCCCGGGGGATGCCCACCGACCGGGTAGGCCGCGACGTCGGCGTGACCGGCCGCACCATCCGCCGATGGCAGGCAGACCCTGAGTTCGCGGAGCAGGTGGCCGAGTTCCGGCGCGCCGCCCTCTCCGAGACCGTCCGGACCCTGGAAACCGTGGCCCGCACTGCCGTGTCCGTCCTCGGCCGGGCGATGACCGACGAGGACGTGCCCGTATCGGTCCGCGTCCGGGCCGCCCTCGGCGTCCTCTCCACCCTCCCCACGATTTCCGCCCACGCCGAGCTGGAGGAGCGCCTGGCCGCCCTCGAGGCCGCAGCCGACGCCCGAGACGAGGCCCACCGGTGA
- a CDS encoding DNA primase family protein, producing the protein MSDNTTDAERGLRLLALLDSQPQPAEAEEPEPQPEPEPEEIPTQRAEEEAPARRRKGKAQGRGTVQGSVATSDAFIVEQVVTDCLEGRFCWSPHLGWMQWNDKVWVSADDTTVREDVRLYLAEWVVGQLAKPTAGVGPDDLVRLLGKGRISGLTDLSRGLLLVNGDQFDKDPDLLTVENGVVDLRNSTLLPHDPNRYLTRYVPTRFVPKASHADMDMVLSAVAPDVGSWLQVRLGQGITGHVPDDDVMLLLHGGGKNGKSSLVDGLALALGGRTDTGAMTFLDDSVLSGDRDAKEERMALKGARLAFAEELPEGRRLNVVQLKKAVGTALMKARHLYQREVQWETSHTLIITTNYRPTVSETDHGTWRRLALVPFPYTFVRGEPTEDYERKGDSGLKRRLGGREQREAMLAWLIEGARRWYTADRTMPEHPADVREATRKWRAESDVVMRYWGERLVADRDAHVMSKELMEDLNRFLGELKQQSWSQKTAADRFGSHEETKGNKVTKALIRRRTGLSRPTSTDIGGWSSARPEPPARYHAWQGVRFVTDADLNS; encoded by the coding sequence ATGAGCGACAACACGACCGATGCTGAGCGCGGTCTCCGCCTCCTGGCCCTTCTGGACAGCCAGCCGCAGCCAGCCGAAGCCGAGGAGCCGGAGCCCCAGCCGGAGCCCGAGCCGGAGGAGATCCCGACGCAGCGAGCCGAGGAGGAGGCCCCCGCGCGGCGCCGCAAGGGCAAGGCGCAGGGTCGAGGCACCGTGCAAGGCTCGGTTGCTACGTCGGACGCGTTCATCGTGGAGCAGGTGGTAACCGACTGCCTGGAGGGCCGGTTCTGCTGGTCGCCGCACCTCGGTTGGATGCAGTGGAACGACAAGGTGTGGGTCTCAGCGGACGACACGACCGTCCGTGAGGACGTCAGGTTGTACCTCGCCGAGTGGGTCGTCGGGCAGCTCGCCAAGCCGACTGCCGGCGTCGGTCCCGACGACCTGGTACGCCTCCTCGGCAAGGGGCGGATCTCTGGACTCACCGATCTCTCCCGCGGATTGCTCCTCGTGAACGGCGACCAGTTCGACAAGGACCCGGACCTCCTCACCGTGGAAAACGGCGTGGTGGACCTCCGGAACAGCACCCTCCTGCCCCACGACCCGAACCGGTACCTCACCCGGTACGTGCCCACCCGGTTCGTCCCGAAGGCGAGCCACGCGGACATGGACATGGTGCTGTCGGCCGTCGCGCCGGACGTCGGCTCGTGGCTCCAGGTTCGCCTCGGGCAGGGCATCACGGGACACGTCCCCGACGACGACGTGATGCTCCTCCTCCACGGCGGCGGGAAGAACGGAAAGTCGAGCCTGGTCGACGGCTTGGCCCTTGCCCTCGGCGGCCGGACCGACACGGGCGCCATGACCTTCTTGGACGACAGCGTCCTGTCCGGGGACCGGGACGCCAAGGAGGAGCGTATGGCGCTCAAGGGCGCTCGCCTCGCCTTCGCCGAGGAGCTGCCCGAAGGCCGGCGCCTGAACGTGGTCCAGCTCAAGAAGGCAGTGGGCACGGCCCTTATGAAGGCCCGGCACCTATACCAGCGCGAGGTCCAGTGGGAGACCAGCCACACGCTGATCATCACCACGAACTACCGCCCCACCGTCTCCGAGACCGATCACGGTACGTGGCGCAGGCTCGCCCTCGTGCCGTTCCCCTACACCTTCGTCCGGGGTGAGCCTACGGAGGACTACGAGCGGAAGGGCGACAGCGGCCTGAAGCGCCGTCTGGGGGGACGGGAGCAGCGAGAGGCCATGCTCGCCTGGCTGATCGAAGGCGCGCGCCGCTGGTATACGGCCGACCGGACCATGCCCGAGCACCCGGCAGACGTCCGCGAGGCCACCCGGAAATGGCGAGCCGAGTCGGACGTAGTGATGCGGTACTGGGGCGAGCGCCTGGTGGCGGACCGCGACGCGCACGTCATGTCCAAGGAGCTGATGGAGGACCTGAACCGTTTCCTGGGCGAGCTCAAGCAGCAGTCGTGGAGCCAGAAGACGGCCGCAGACCGGTTCGGCTCCCACGAGGAGACCAAGGGCAACAAGGTCACCAAGGCCCTGATCCGGCGCCGCACGGGTCTGTCCCGTCCGACGTCGACGGACATCGGCGGGTGGAGCAGCGCCCGGCCTGAGCCACCCGCGCGTTACCACGCGTGGCAGGGTGTCCGGTTCGTCACGGACGCCGATCTAAATTCCTGA
- a CDS encoding recombinase family protein, with translation MNTKTLARRTVAFLYARISEDPRDRRRGVNRQMNDLRTFAEENEWEVGGEYVENDVSAHSGEERPEYDRLMADAIEAAREPGVCVIVVGYHPSRLWRRRVERAQAIEDLRLSGCWVAFESGGSFNMAKASDRSQLANLGESDTAESEVKSERVARAALERAQEGRANGAVAYGWRRQYEYDARGQVSGFHDVEDPVQAEVVRDIVTRLLAGASVIGITADLNERGVPAPGAGMTLKRRAVGQNADGSLWNKTSVKKLALRPANVGIRVHQDVEYRAAWPALITDEQYAQLRNLFAERAGVRALPGARKHLLTWGEIATCGPCGAVLRVARRGNAKRGRKQLTYICDAKGCVGRNVDALNGYVARVVVGLLSRPEAADVFRGDDSAALAALERAEGLKARQEAAADDYADGVITRDQLRRITGKLAKQITDAQAEARRLRPAFDLDAFDGLVGPRSAETWEALEVPQQRRVLDGLGLRLKVNPVARRGPGFDESTVALRWARTEG, from the coding sequence GTGAACACTAAGACGCTCGCCCGCCGTACCGTCGCTTTCCTCTACGCCCGGATCTCCGAGGACCCGCGCGACCGCCGACGGGGCGTCAACCGGCAGATGAACGACCTGCGGACCTTTGCCGAGGAGAATGAGTGGGAGGTCGGCGGGGAGTACGTCGAAAACGACGTCTCCGCCCACTCGGGTGAGGAACGCCCCGAGTACGACCGGCTGATGGCCGACGCTATCGAGGCCGCGCGCGAGCCGGGTGTCTGTGTCATCGTCGTCGGCTACCACCCATCACGCCTCTGGCGTCGCCGTGTCGAGCGCGCGCAGGCGATCGAGGACCTGCGACTGTCGGGGTGTTGGGTCGCCTTCGAGTCAGGCGGCTCGTTCAACATGGCGAAGGCGTCGGACAGGTCGCAGCTCGCGAACCTTGGCGAGTCCGACACCGCCGAGAGCGAAGTCAAGAGCGAACGAGTGGCTCGGGCCGCCCTCGAACGCGCTCAGGAGGGCCGGGCAAACGGCGCCGTGGCGTACGGGTGGAGGCGCCAGTACGAGTACGACGCCCGCGGCCAGGTCAGCGGATTCCACGACGTTGAAGACCCCGTACAGGCCGAGGTCGTCCGCGACATCGTCACCCGCCTGCTGGCCGGCGCCAGTGTCATCGGCATCACGGCTGACCTGAACGAGCGCGGAGTGCCGGCGCCCGGCGCAGGGATGACCCTCAAACGGCGGGCCGTCGGGCAGAACGCGGACGGGTCACTGTGGAACAAGACGAGCGTGAAGAAGCTCGCGCTGCGACCAGCGAACGTGGGCATCCGCGTGCACCAGGACGTGGAGTACAGGGCGGCGTGGCCGGCGCTCATCACGGACGAGCAGTACGCGCAGCTCCGCAACCTGTTCGCGGAACGGGCTGGGGTGCGGGCGCTGCCGGGAGCGCGGAAACATCTGCTGACGTGGGGCGAAATCGCCACGTGCGGGCCGTGCGGGGCGGTGCTCCGGGTCGCACGGAGGGGGAACGCGAAGCGCGGCAGGAAGCAGTTGACCTACATCTGCGATGCGAAGGGCTGCGTCGGCCGGAACGTGGACGCCCTCAACGGCTACGTGGCGCGCGTGGTTGTGGGGCTGCTGTCGCGGCCCGAGGCGGCCGACGTCTTCCGTGGGGACGACTCGGCGGCCCTGGCGGCTCTGGAGCGCGCGGAGGGGTTGAAGGCGCGCCAGGAGGCGGCGGCGGACGACTACGCGGACGGGGTCATTACCCGTGACCAACTGCGGCGTATTACGGGGAAGTTGGCGAAGCAGATCACGGACGCACAGGCCGAGGCGCGCCGGTTGCGGCCGGCCTTCGACCTCGACGCGTTCGACGGCCTCGTGGGGCCCCGGTCGGCGGAGACGTGGGAGGCGCTTGAGGTGCCGCAGCAGCGGCGGGTCCTGGACGGCCTGGGGCTGCGGTTGAAGGTGAACCCGGTGGCGCGACGCGGTCCGGGGTTCGATGAGTCCACCGTCGCTCTCCGATGGGCGCGAACGGAGGGCTGA
- the aroQ gene encoding type II 3-dehydroquinate dehydratase, translating into MPRPAHTLATAPIMILNGPNLNLLGQREPEIYGRETLADVERLCAEEAAALGGTVDLRQSNHEGVLIDWIHEARTGAAGLVVNPAAYTHTSVALLDALNTCDGLPVIEVHLSNVHRREQFRHHSYVSLRADGVIAGCGVQGYGFAVRRIAALLAAGG; encoded by the coding sequence ATGCCCCGCCCCGCCCACACCCTCGCCACCGCGCCGATCATGATCCTCAACGGCCCGAACCTGAACCTGCTGGGGCAGCGGGAGCCGGAGATCTACGGGAGAGAGACGCTCGCCGACGTGGAGCGGCTCTGCGCCGAGGAGGCGGCGGCGCTCGGCGGCACCGTCGACCTGCGGCAGTCCAACCACGAGGGCGTCCTGATCGACTGGATCCACGAGGCGCGCACCGGCGCGGCCGGCCTCGTCGTCAACCCCGCCGCCTACACCCACACCTCCGTGGCCCTGCTCGACGCGCTGAACACCTGCGACGGCCTGCCCGTGATCGAGGTGCACCTCTCCAACGTCCACCGGCGCGAGCAGTTCCGGCACCACAGCTACGTCTCGCTCCGCGCCGACGGCGTCATCGCCGGCTGCGGGGTGCAGGGGTACGGCTTCGCGGTGCGGCGGATCGCGGCGCTGCTGGCCGCCGGGGGCTGA
- a CDS encoding GntR family transcriptional regulator codes for MPETPGYAEIAAHYRRQIESGELRPGDTLPSLRQVCDKFGVAHTTANRAFKRLKMEGLTLPRPGVGTVVAGVSSSNIGARVAMHEATGRALGGGETSHILEVGTIGADDLVAPRLDVTPGTPVHVRRRLVSRNGAPVHLSSSYYPAYVIAVTPELSEPVSTGGSRELAAERLGTAQDQVLEEVTSRLATEAEKTALGLTAGDVVVTQVVRTVTLTDGRVVEVAVKVAGGSTILRWSTSLNGTGN; via the coding sequence ATGCCCGAGACACCCGGCTACGCAGAGATCGCCGCGCACTATCGGCGCCAGATCGAAAGCGGAGAGCTACGACCGGGCGACACGTTGCCGTCGCTGCGCCAGGTGTGCGACAAGTTCGGGGTAGCCCACACCACGGCGAACCGCGCATTCAAGCGGCTGAAGATGGAGGGGCTCACCTTGCCGAGGCCTGGCGTAGGAACGGTTGTCGCGGGGGTGAGCAGCAGCAACATCGGGGCCCGCGTGGCGATGCACGAGGCCACGGGCCGAGCTCTGGGCGGCGGCGAGACCTCTCACATCCTGGAGGTTGGCACCATCGGGGCAGACGACCTGGTCGCACCTCGCCTCGACGTGACACCGGGCACTCCGGTCCATGTACGCCGGCGCCTGGTCAGTCGTAACGGTGCACCGGTGCACCTCAGCAGCTCGTACTACCCCGCATACGTGATCGCGGTGACACCTGAGCTGAGCGAGCCGGTGTCCACCGGCGGATCGCGGGAGCTGGCCGCCGAGCGTCTGGGGACGGCTCAGGACCAGGTGCTGGAGGAGGTGACGTCCCGTCTCGCCACGGAAGCCGAGAAAACGGCCCTGGGCCTTACAGCAGGTGACGTGGTCGTAACGCAGGTGGTTCGAACCGTGACCCTCACGGACGGGCGTGTCGTGGAGGTGGCCGTCAAGGTCGCCGGCGGTTCGACGATCCTCCGCTGGTCGACTTCGCTGAACGGCACTGGGAACTGA
- a CDS encoding helix-turn-helix domain-containing protein, whose product MATGPMDLGPTSRAVADNLRRLREARGLSLRALSADLKRRGHSLSADALNKIENGRTPEAGAEPPRNVRRIDVDDLTALAAALGVNPNALLLPHQGSGSIDLTGTGTVDATIAWAWAEGRRPLAVPEGDDGTATTDFQRYARPRGIRSYDRSPASRAAHFEDSGGRGYYQRGQDGKLREVATGEPVEVDQHGYHDD is encoded by the coding sequence ATGGCGACAGGACCCATGGATCTCGGCCCGACCTCCCGGGCCGTCGCGGACAATCTCCGCAGGCTGCGCGAGGCGCGGGGGCTCAGCCTCCGCGCGCTCTCAGCCGACCTCAAGCGGCGCGGGCACAGTCTCAGCGCCGACGCCCTCAATAAGATCGAGAACGGACGAACCCCCGAGGCCGGCGCCGAGCCGCCGAGGAACGTCCGGCGTATCGATGTCGATGACCTGACCGCCCTCGCTGCGGCACTCGGCGTGAACCCGAACGCCCTGCTGCTCCCCCACCAGGGATCAGGGAGCATCGACCTAACCGGCACGGGCACGGTGGACGCAACGATCGCGTGGGCATGGGCCGAGGGTCGACGCCCACTCGCCGTCCCCGAAGGTGACGACGGGACCGCCACCACCGACTTCCAGCGCTACGCCCGGCCCCGCGGCATCCGGAGTTACGACCGGTCCCCAGCGAGCAGGGCAGCGCATTTCGAGGACTCCGGAGGCCGCGGGTACTACCAGCGCGGCCAAGACGGGAAATTGCGCGAAGTCGCCACCGGCGAGCCGGTCGAGGTTGACCAGCACGGTTACCACGACGACTGA